A single Filimonas effusa DNA region contains:
- a CDS encoding hybrid sensor histidine kinase/response regulator transcription factor, whose amino-acid sequence MNVFRSIVLLLLLSPLGLLGQPKTHIEHFGLEEGLPQRTIMDIMQDSKGFMWLATWDGICKFDGYNFTSFKTAPNDTIVMNTSRVDKIAEDSYGYIWLTNYNKEAFRFDPATEKYVASFRVNNRAFKTSEIQPKPSGKVWLLSGSMGAICVLDSLNTRRQLSVAQKSLPDNKVNTVFEDVSGLSWVLTDNGLVRFSPSVSKDNTYRVFFSGKDKLSQGAHFLSATETDKAILFGANNGRIFIYDKSIETFSSFNTGVRSDIISIKKAYNNLFVILTGNDGFFICDANMRTIKKVDKVAYKALPTNEMLSCYPDRNNNIWLETNSKGIAKYNLFEDKLSFYTPNDYGNNAAFFPSFFIMEDKLGNIWAHPHGGFSFYDAKLDKMVPFFNNPRSPEWKFSDILHYACMDKQGNIWLSTRSGGLEKIVIENSLFKQNDFYSSNISVTGYEVRSILEDANHNIWLGNLGGIISVYDSNRNLKGFVCEDGTVSKSGKRLKAMTYSLMQDRKGNIWAGTKGNGVYLLKPRNNSFESFEIVHYKNIPGDKYSLSNDLIYSIHEDDKGRIWLGSFGGGINLFDAVNKRFFNQNNLFKHYPVEAGARVRTVRSFNNKLYAGTTAGLVVLSVSDKEPGILGYKVFTKATGDIMNANDVQNICITGNKDLYIGTFGGGMSKIVSWDKDGFPEKSKIYGKKDGLCSDIVLSIAEDNCGHLWINSEGRLSRFNPASEKCERFNDVSKGSSQYFMETLPLLTSDGELIYGYSAGTLSFWPGKIVKNNYTPYLALVKLKVSNNDYTLNTKVDDIKELVLKHKENIFSIEYAALDYSGAHGISYAYKLEGFDEDWVISQQRIANYTNIPPGDYIFKVKSTNSSGTWIDNERSLLITIKPSIWQTKWAYLSYFLLGALLLYVVLRSIFIYYRLKERILLEEAQTEMRSRFFTEISHEIRTPLTMVVAPLENILQNEKTHAAIRPQLQLVMTNANRMLKMVNQILDFRKIQKQRLQIKEIPVGGYVEEVCNTAFKLTEDQGIHLAVNNQLGTDTIWVDPEAIEKLLYNLVSNSIKHTPKGKKIEVNVFRKDKSVALQVKDQGEGMSKEILNKLFARFVSYNKDKSKPSTGIGLSIVKEIVDKHHAKIVVESDENKGSTITVLFQPGREHFSRDANIDIISASVKPAEDDMTVVEGAAMITEKPAEDCILKQLSILVVEDDPDLRDFIKSVLTDEYQVYEAKNGREGYEKAKLFMPDIILSDLMMPEMDGIAFLQKMRSDDNTSHIPFILLTAKTSADDELEGINKGADDYITKPFSLKLLTAKISNILRQRKNLAAHLLKGASHEPEDVVVKELPAHGNITEQDELFLKQLRQDILDNIDRSEFAIDDLARKANLSRRLFFSKVKSLSGLAPVEFVREVRLNYAAELIRTQQYRIKEVVYMVGFSDVRYFAQCFKKTFGMTPMQYRENAKEC is encoded by the coding sequence ATGAATGTATTTAGATCTATAGTCCTGTTACTACTGCTTAGTCCCCTGGGGCTGTTGGGGCAGCCCAAAACGCATATCGAGCATTTTGGACTGGAAGAAGGGTTGCCGCAACGCACGATAATGGATATCATGCAGGACAGCAAGGGTTTTATGTGGCTTGCGACGTGGGACGGGATCTGCAAATTTGACGGTTATAACTTCACTTCCTTCAAAACCGCTCCGAATGACACTATTGTAATGAATACCAGCCGGGTAGACAAAATAGCGGAGGACAGTTACGGCTATATCTGGCTGACAAATTATAATAAGGAGGCATTCAGGTTTGACCCGGCTACGGAGAAATATGTAGCCTCGTTCAGGGTTAACAACCGTGCTTTCAAAACTTCCGAAATTCAGCCTAAGCCATCAGGGAAAGTATGGTTGTTATCGGGCTCAATGGGGGCCATATGTGTGCTGGACTCTCTTAACACGCGCCGCCAGCTTTCGGTAGCGCAAAAAAGTTTGCCGGATAATAAAGTAAATACGGTATTTGAAGACGTCAGTGGGTTGTCGTGGGTGTTAACTGACAATGGGCTGGTACGATTCTCCCCTTCTGTTAGCAAAGACAATACATACAGGGTTTTCTTCAGTGGCAAGGATAAGTTGAGCCAGGGAGCCCATTTTTTATCGGCGACAGAGACTGATAAAGCTATCCTGTTTGGGGCGAATAACGGCAGAATATTTATTTATGACAAGAGTATTGAAACTTTCAGTTCTTTCAATACAGGAGTTCGCTCGGATATTATTTCCATTAAGAAGGCTTACAATAATCTGTTTGTGATACTGACCGGAAATGATGGCTTTTTTATTTGTGATGCGAATATGCGCACTATCAAAAAGGTGGATAAGGTGGCATACAAAGCATTGCCGACTAATGAAATGCTGTCGTGTTACCCTGACCGTAACAATAATATCTGGTTAGAGACCAATTCGAAGGGGATCGCGAAGTACAATTTGTTCGAGGATAAACTCAGCTTTTATACGCCCAACGACTATGGGAACAATGCGGCCTTCTTTCCCAGTTTCTTTATCATGGAGGATAAACTTGGTAATATATGGGCGCATCCTCATGGCGGGTTTTCGTTCTATGATGCCAAGTTGGATAAGATGGTTCCTTTCTTCAATAATCCCCGTTCTCCCGAATGGAAGTTTTCGGATATCCTGCACTATGCCTGCATGGATAAGCAGGGGAATATCTGGCTGAGCACCCGTTCCGGGGGACTTGAAAAGATAGTGATTGAAAACAGCCTGTTCAAGCAAAATGATTTTTATTCGAGCAATATATCGGTTACGGGGTATGAGGTAAGGTCTATTCTTGAAGACGCCAATCATAATATATGGCTTGGTAACCTGGGAGGGATCATATCGGTATATGATTCCAACAGGAATTTAAAGGGCTTTGTATGTGAAGACGGCACGGTGTCTAAATCGGGGAAACGTTTGAAGGCTATGACCTATTCGCTGATGCAGGACAGGAAGGGGAACATATGGGCTGGTACTAAAGGCAATGGTGTGTATTTACTGAAGCCCAGGAACAATTCGTTTGAATCGTTCGAGATAGTGCATTATAAAAATATTCCCGGCGATAAGTATAGTCTCAGCAACGACCTGATCTATTCCATTCATGAAGATGATAAAGGCAGGATCTGGCTGGGCAGTTTTGGCGGGGGGATTAACCTGTTCGATGCTGTTAACAAGCGGTTCTTCAACCAGAATAATCTTTTCAAGCATTACCCGGTTGAAGCGGGTGCGAGAGTACGTACGGTGAGGAGTTTCAACAATAAGTTATATGCCGGCACCACTGCGGGGCTGGTTGTACTTTCTGTAAGTGACAAGGAGCCGGGGATATTGGGTTATAAAGTTTTTACCAAAGCCACCGGAGACATCATGAATGCAAATGATGTACAGAACATTTGTATCACCGGTAATAAAGATCTCTATATTGGCACGTTTGGGGGTGGTATGAGTAAGATAGTATCGTGGGATAAGGATGGTTTTCCCGAGAAGTCGAAGATCTATGGCAAAAAGGATGGTTTGTGTTCGGATATCGTGCTTTCGATTGCTGAGGATAACTGCGGTCATTTATGGATAAACAGTGAAGGGCGTCTTTCGCGATTTAATCCTGCCAGTGAAAAGTGTGAGCGGTTCAATGATGTAAGTAAGGGAAGCAGCCAGTATTTTATGGAGACACTGCCGCTGCTGACCTCTGATGGAGAACTGATCTATGGTTATTCGGCCGGTACTTTGTCGTTCTGGCCGGGTAAAATAGTAAAGAACAATTATACGCCTTACCTGGCTTTGGTGAAGTTAAAGGTGTCGAACAACGATTATACGTTGAACACAAAGGTTGACGATATAAAGGAGCTGGTTTTAAAGCATAAGGAAAATATTTTCAGCATAGAATATGCAGCGCTGGATTACAGCGGGGCGCACGGGATCTCTTATGCGTATAAGCTGGAGGGCTTTGATGAAGACTGGGTTATTAGCCAGCAAAGGATTGCCAACTATACCAATATTCCACCGGGGGATTATATCTTCAAGGTGAAATCGACCAACAGCAGTGGTACCTGGATCGATAATGAACGCAGCCTGCTTATTACGATCAAACCCTCGATATGGCAAACGAAGTGGGCTTATCTCTCCTATTTTTTACTGGGCGCCCTGTTGTTGTACGTGGTATTGAGATCGATCTTTATTTATTATCGTTTAAAGGAAAGGATACTGCTGGAAGAAGCGCAGACAGAAATGCGGAGCCGCTTTTTTACCGAGATCTCGCATGAAATACGTACGCCTCTTACAATGGTTGTAGCTCCTCTTGAAAATATCCTGCAAAACGAAAAGACACATGCTGCTATCAGGCCACAGCTTCAGCTGGTGATGACCAATGCCAACAGGATGTTGAAGATGGTGAACCAGATACTTGATTTCAGGAAGATACAGAAGCAACGGTTGCAGATAAAGGAGATACCTGTTGGGGGTTACGTGGAAGAGGTTTGTAATACGGCGTTCAAACTTACGGAAGACCAGGGGATACATTTAGCCGTGAACAACCAGTTGGGCACGGATACGATATGGGTGGATCCGGAGGCAATAGAAAAGCTGCTTTATAACCTGGTATCCAACTCCATAAAACACACACCCAAAGGAAAGAAGATAGAGGTAAATGTTTTCAGGAAGGATAAGTCGGTTGCCTTACAGGTGAAGGATCAGGGTGAGGGCATGTCGAAAGAGATCCTCAATAAACTGTTTGCCCGTTTTGTTTCTTATAACAAAGACAAAAGCAAGCCGAGTACGGGTATCGGGTTATCGATCGTTAAAGAGATCGTAGATAAACATCATGCAAAGATCGTTGTGGAGAGCGATGAGAACAAAGGCTCTACCATTACGGTGCTATTTCAACCCGGCAGGGAGCATTTTTCGCGTGATGCCAATATTGACATCATATCGGCCAGTGTTAAGCCTGCGGAAGATGATATGACTGTAGTTGAAGGGGCAGCTATGATTACAGAGAAACCGGCTGAAGATTGTATCCTTAAGCAGTTGTCGATATTGGTTGTAGAGGATGATCCTGATCTAAGAGACTTCATAAAATCTGTTCTTACCGATGAATACCAGGTTTATGAAGCGAAAAATGGCAGGGAGGGTTATGAGAAGGCAAAGCTTTTTATGCCCGACATTATTTTGAGTGATCTTATGATGCCGGAAATGGATGGGATTGCATTTCTTCAGAAAATGAGGAGTGATGATAATACCAGTCATATCCCATTTATATTACTTACTGCCAAAACAAGTGCGGATGATGAGCTGGAAGGTATCAATAAGGGTGCCGACGACTATATCACGAAGCCATTCAGTCTGAAGCTGCTTACAGCTAAAATCAGCAATATTCTCAGGCAAAGGAAGAACCTGGCAGCACATTTATTAAAAGGGGCCAGCCATGAACCGGAGGATGTAGTTGTAAAGGAATTGCCTGCACATGGAAATATAACGGAGCAGGATGAGCTGTTTTTAAAGCAATTAAGGCAGGACATACTGGATAATATAGACAGGAGCGAGTTTGCGATAGACGATCTTGCCCGGAAAGCGAATTTAAGCCGGAGGTTATTTTTCAGTAAGGTTAAGAGTCTTTCCGGCCTGGCACCTGTAGAGTTTGTTCGGGAGGTAAGATTGAATTATGCTGCGGAGTTGATAAGAACGCAGCAGTACCGGATTAAAGAGGTGGTTTATATGGTTGGTTTTTCGGATGTCAGGTATTTTGCCCAGTGTTTCAAGAAAACGTTTGGGATGACGCCGATGCAGTATAGAGAGAATGCAAAAGAATGCTAG
- a CDS encoding SusC/RagA family TonB-linked outer membrane protein yields the protein MKNRLLLFFTFLLMTAFGVNAQDLTVKGSVKDAENKPVIGANIQVEGNAAIGTVSDENGNFSLKVPNGTKSLTISFLGMQSQQVEVVAGRLLTVFLKEEAKKLDDVVVVGYQTVRRKDLTGSVASVSGKSISTMPVANAAQALQGKLPGVNVVTQDGRPGGAVSIRIRGGSSISQSNDPLVLIDGVAGSLNDIPADQIESIDVLKDASSTAIYGARGANGVILVTTKMAKEGRIATTYNGFVKVNTPTGYLQALNPYDYLKYVWANAAANGAAYQTPFEKLFGLGANAGTNAGGIERYRNTPMYDNQRDVYKNSTSHNHDVSVSGGTNKTKVLFAANYIDEQGMKLNSYLKRANVSFKANQKLSDKVDVNIDTRYTDVKDFGNDGAILSMAYRFRPIGLDNILGDKAALREGNIEQYGKMSYWDAYSPYSRIADQSPLESRQNIRAILSLNWKIIKGLNYHTDFTLNRSWDQTKNWTGAVYNNYLDDATGEKLFAGAVDYRKSDSWGLRWSNVLNYELSFAKIHRINLLAGQEVTNSGGTDMRISANHYPANFSMDNAFAMINQYDQTAGTSAFSSGISTPGRILSYFGRANYTLNDRYLFTFTFRGDGSSRFAPSRRWGYFPAGAFAWKVSEESFMKNINWLSSLKLRLSYGEVGNDGISSNLWSQMWTSETDRRWQYVLNNQYKSAYDLASAQMANENLRWETLVTQNIGLDFGLFNNRVTGSIEVYKNTTKDLLMLTTIPGITGFTSTYANIGQTSNKGLELSLSGVILKNKDWNITAGANINFNKANVDKLAENVTGLYGTSWASSSTYPTNDYILKTGSPVGLVRGLVYDGFYTTDDFNYANGVYTLKPGVADVGSFIGVVHGVGTSERPSGQTAYPGVVKYKDLDGSGKIDDKDLAVIGDMTPKHTGGFNLSASFKNFDLGAYFNWSYGNDIYNITKLSSLYGYKETGVYENKLSIINNTYKIYDVVDGNLVRLNDPKQLAAANANASLPLAYNENGVTSSLGIEDGSYLRLNTLTMGYSVPKAILKKAGLYNLRIYGSVYNLFTITKYSGLDPEVNTNTSQNHAVYPTLGLDWNAYPRPRSFVVGLNLNF from the coding sequence ATGAAGAACCGACTGCTTCTATTTTTTACATTTCTATTGATGACTGCTTTTGGGGTAAATGCCCAGGATCTTACGGTTAAGGGGAGTGTTAAGGATGCAGAAAACAAGCCTGTCATCGGTGCCAATATCCAGGTGGAGGGTAATGCGGCCATTGGCACTGTTTCGGATGAGAACGGTAACTTTTCTCTGAAAGTTCCGAATGGTACAAAATCTCTTACTATAAGCTTTTTAGGAATGCAGTCGCAGCAGGTGGAAGTTGTTGCGGGGCGTTTGCTCACTGTTTTTCTGAAAGAGGAGGCCAAGAAGCTTGACGATGTGGTGGTGGTAGGTTACCAGACCGTAAGGCGGAAAGATCTTACGGGTTCGGTGGCTTCTGTTTCCGGCAAATCTATTTCAACGATGCCTGTGGCGAATGCTGCCCAGGCGTTGCAGGGTAAGCTACCCGGTGTAAACGTAGTGACACAGGACGGACGTCCGGGCGGCGCGGTTTCTATTCGTATACGTGGCGGTAGTTCTATTTCTCAAAGCAATGATCCTTTGGTATTGATTGATGGGGTTGCGGGGTCTTTGAACGATATTCCTGCGGACCAGATTGAGAGTATCGACGTATTAAAAGATGCGTCGTCCACAGCTATTTACGGCGCCCGTGGTGCTAACGGTGTAATACTGGTAACTACCAAGATGGCAAAAGAAGGGCGGATTGCGACCACTTACAACGGTTTTGTAAAGGTGAACACTCCTACCGGGTATCTGCAGGCTTTAAACCCGTATGATTACCTGAAATATGTATGGGCGAATGCAGCTGCCAACGGAGCGGCTTACCAGACCCCTTTTGAAAAATTGTTCGGCCTGGGGGCTAATGCGGGTACCAATGCCGGTGGTATCGAGCGCTACCGGAACACACCGATGTATGATAACCAGAGAGATGTTTACAAGAACTCTACTTCTCACAATCATGACGTGTCGGTATCGGGTGGTACCAATAAAACAAAAGTGTTGTTTGCCGCCAACTATATCGATGAGCAGGGTATGAAACTGAATTCTTACCTGAAACGTGCGAACGTATCGTTCAAGGCCAACCAGAAATTATCAGATAAAGTTGATGTTAATATCGATACACGTTATACTGATGTAAAGGATTTTGGTAATGATGGGGCTATTCTTTCTATGGCTTATCGTTTTCGTCCGATTGGCCTGGATAATATCTTAGGTGATAAAGCTGCGTTACGTGAAGGCAATATCGAGCAATATGGCAAAATGTCGTATTGGGATGCTTATAGTCCTTATAGCCGTATCGCCGATCAGAGTCCGCTGGAATCGAGGCAAAATATCCGTGCGATCCTGTCTTTGAACTGGAAGATCATAAAAGGGTTGAATTATCATACTGATTTTACCTTGAACCGGTCATGGGATCAAACCAAGAACTGGACAGGCGCTGTATACAATAATTATTTAGATGATGCGACAGGAGAAAAGCTGTTTGCGGGCGCTGTTGACTACAGGAAATCGGACAGCTGGGGTTTACGCTGGTCGAATGTATTGAACTATGAGTTGAGCTTTGCGAAAATACACAGGATCAATTTGCTGGCCGGCCAGGAAGTTACCAATTCCGGCGGGACTGATATGAGGATCTCAGCGAACCACTATCCTGCGAACTTTAGTATGGATAATGCTTTTGCCATGATCAACCAATATGATCAGACTGCGGGTACCAGTGCTTTTTCTTCGGGCATAAGCACTCCGGGGCGGATCCTCTCCTATTTCGGCAGGGCGAACTATACTTTGAATGACCGTTATTTATTTACGTTCACTTTCCGTGGTGATGGTTCTTCCAGGTTTGCTCCCAGCAGGCGCTGGGGTTATTTCCCTGCCGGCGCCTTTGCGTGGAAAGTATCGGAAGAGTCGTTCATGAAAAACATTAACTGGCTGAGCAGTCTGAAGCTTCGTTTATCGTACGGTGAAGTTGGTAATGATGGTATCAGCTCTAACCTGTGGTCCCAGATGTGGACTTCGGAAACAGACAGAAGGTGGCAATATGTGCTTAACAACCAGTATAAAAGCGCTTATGACCTGGCTTCTGCACAAATGGCAAATGAGAACCTGAGATGGGAAACGTTAGTAACCCAGAACATTGGTTTAGACTTTGGCTTGTTCAATAACAGGGTAACAGGTAGCATCGAGGTATATAAGAATACCACGAAAGATCTGCTGATGCTTACTACTATTCCTGGTATTACAGGTTTTACTTCTACTTATGCGAATATTGGACAGACCAGCAATAAAGGGCTTGAGCTTTCTTTGTCTGGTGTGATCCTTAAAAACAAGGACTGGAATATTACAGCAGGCGCCAATATCAACTTCAATAAAGCGAATGTTGACAAACTTGCAGAAAACGTAACGGGCCTTTATGGTACAAGCTGGGCGAGCAGCAGTACCTATCCTACCAATGACTATATCCTGAAAACAGGCAGTCCTGTTGGCCTGGTAAGAGGTTTGGTGTATGACGGTTTTTACACTACCGACGACTTCAACTATGCCAACGGCGTTTATACCTTAAAACCAGGTGTGGCAGATGTGGGCAGTTTTATTGGGGTTGTTCATGGTGTTGGTACCAGCGAAAGGCCTAGTGGTCAAACTGCTTATCCGGGTGTTGTAAAGTATAAGGATCTGGATGGAAGCGGAAAGATCGATGATAAAGATCTTGCTGTAATCGGCGATATGACTCCCAAGCATACAGGTGGTTTTAACCTGAGCGCTTCTTTCAAGAACTTTGATCTTGGTGCTTATTTTAACTGGAGTTATGGGAATGACATCTATAACATTACCAAGTTAAGTTCACTTTATGGATATAAGGAGACCGGCGTGTATGAAAACAAGCTTTCCATCATCAACAACACTTATAAGATCTACGATGTAGTTGATGGCAACCTGGTACGTTTAAACGATCCCAAGCAACTGGCGGCTGCCAATGCAAATGCTTCACTGCCTTTGGCATATAATGAAAACGGGGTTACCTCGTCGCTGGGAATTGAAGACGGATCTTATCTGCGTCTGAACACGCTTACCATGGGATATTCGGTGCCCAAGGCTATTCTTAAGAAAGCGGGGCTCTATAATCTTCGTATTTACGGTAGTGTTTACAACTTATTTACCATTACCAAATATTCAGGATTAGATCCGGAAGTGAACACCAATACGTCGCAGAATCATGCTGTTTATCCGACACTTGGCCTGGACTGGAATGCTTATCCCCGTCCGCGTTCCTTTGTTGTGGGACTGAATCTGAATTTCTAA
- a CDS encoding helix-turn-helix domain-containing protein, with translation MQRRLAVIHIESISQLMRSMGQPAPLHPLIALVDYSKADAEMLEKGQMISLEFYKISFKNKFKGQVKYGQGYYDFEEGGLAFLGPRQVVIATEDMNSYEGFALFFHPDFIRDYPLGRSIHQYGFFSYEVSEALFLSAKEKEIIEGLFRTIGIELQNNIDAFSQNVLVSQIELLLSYSDRFYNRQFLTRKAVNHQIIIAFDRLLKEYFDKDDGLQKGLPSVQFISASLKLSQHYLSDMLRSLTGFNTQQYIQNAVIEKAKEKLATTNLSISEIAYELGFGHSQSFSKLFKNKTTQSPSAFRAGLK, from the coding sequence ATGCAGCGTCGTTTAGCAGTCATTCATATTGAAAGTATATCGCAATTAATGCGTTCCATGGGGCAGCCGGCGCCGCTGCATCCTTTAATTGCGTTGGTTGACTATAGTAAGGCTGATGCGGAGATGCTGGAAAAAGGACAGATGATCAGCCTGGAATTTTATAAGATCTCATTTAAGAATAAATTTAAAGGTCAGGTAAAGTATGGACAAGGCTATTATGATTTTGAAGAAGGGGGACTGGCTTTTTTAGGCCCCAGGCAGGTGGTAATTGCAACGGAAGATATGAACAGTTATGAGGGGTTTGCTTTGTTCTTTCACCCGGATTTCATCCGGGACTATCCGTTAGGCCGTTCGATCCATCAATATGGTTTTTTTTCTTATGAAGTGTCAGAGGCGTTGTTTCTATCGGCAAAAGAGAAAGAAATCATCGAGGGATTGTTTCGTACCATTGGTATAGAGCTCCAGAACAATATAGATGCGTTCAGTCAGAATGTGCTGGTTTCCCAGATTGAACTCCTGCTTAGTTATAGCGACCGGTTTTATAATCGCCAGTTTCTTACGCGGAAAGCGGTGAATCACCAGATCATTATTGCATTTGACCGCTTGCTAAAAGAATATTTTGATAAGGATGACGGGCTGCAGAAAGGTTTACCGTCGGTACAGTTTATCAGCGCAAGCCTTAAATTATCGCAGCATTACCTAAGTGATATGCTGCGTTCATTAACAGGCTTTAATACGCAGCAATACATTCAAAATGCTGTTATTGAGAAGGCGAAAGAAAAGCTTGCAACCACGAATCTTAGCATTAGTGAGATTGCTTATGAATTGGGGTTTGGTCATTCTCAATCGTTTAGTAAACTTTTTAAAAATAAAACCACTCAATCGCCATCGGCGTTCAGGGCCGGGCTTAAGTGA
- a CDS encoding SDR family oxidoreductase — protein sequence MENIKGKVAVVTGASSGIGRAIAITLAKNGVKLVLGARRTRQLEELAAAIGGEGGDAIFAAADVSNKADLVKLVNMAMERYGRLDVIVNNAGVARLNRIDELNVDGWDEMIDVNIKGVLYGMAAAIPVFRKQQSGHIVNIISTSGIKIVPTQGVYAGTKNAVRTIAEAFRQECDGSIRITGISPGYVKTDFASKSVEADDMKAAAAKAVAEIGISPEAIADAVVYAISRPKDVEIGDIVIRPAVQN from the coding sequence ATGGAAAACATTAAAGGAAAAGTAGCAGTTGTTACGGGGGCAAGCAGCGGCATTGGTAGGGCCATCGCGATAACACTTGCAAAGAATGGGGTAAAGCTGGTTTTAGGGGCCCGCAGAACCAGGCAGTTGGAGGAGTTGGCGGCAGCAATTGGCGGCGAGGGAGGTGATGCTATATTTGCAGCAGCCGATGTAAGCAATAAAGCCGACCTGGTTAAGCTGGTAAATATGGCGATGGAGCGTTACGGCAGGCTGGATGTTATCGTAAACAATGCGGGTGTAGCCAGGCTTAACAGGATCGATGAGTTGAATGTTGATGGCTGGGACGAAATGATAGATGTTAATATAAAAGGCGTTTTATATGGTATGGCTGCTGCGATCCCTGTTTTCAGGAAACAGCAATCCGGGCATATCGTCAATATTATTTCAACGTCGGGTATAAAGATTGTTCCTACACAGGGCGTATATGCGGGGACGAAAAATGCTGTCCGGACGATTGCTGAAGCTTTCCGGCAGGAGTGTGACGGCAGTATCAGGATCACGGGAATTTCGCCGGGATATGTAAAAACTGATTTTGCAAGTAAAAGTGTGGAGGCCGATGACATGAAGGCGGCAGCAGCCAAAGCTGTTGCGGAAATCGGGATAAGTCCAGAGGCGATTGCTGATGCGGTGGTTTATGCCATCAGCCGGCCCAAAGACGTGGAGATAGGCGATATCGTGATTCGGCCGGCGGTTCAGAATTAA
- a CDS encoding glycoside hydrolase family 16 protein gives MKRVNLAILPLLCCVLICSCKKDMNQQGALYQAPATSDVVALLAWETVIPANSFSSFSTYWNNLYPWGSDHNGTARMRTENISLSGDVLTFTSTVTSGVGNSNKDPYLPIHYYSGAIHAKAIPVVNDAYPKWRFSAEVQSPSAKGTWPAWWITGADSWPPESDIMEFKGSTTTWTNTYKNPSGGWSSQGHVISNPANWHTYTAYVTKISATDVQIEYWIDGTLKATHTGANFVGKRFNIILNYQMEGSSGSPGPTGSTVMKVRNVVVQKSATL, from the coding sequence ATGAAAAGAGTAAACCTAGCGATCTTGCCATTATTGTGCTGTGTACTGATCTGTTCCTGTAAAAAGGATATGAATCAGCAGGGTGCACTTTATCAGGCGCCTGCAACATCTGATGTTGTAGCGCTTCTGGCCTGGGAAACTGTTATTCCCGCAAATTCCTTTAGTTCTTTCAGTACCTATTGGAACAATTTATACCCCTGGGGTTCTGACCACAATGGTACAGCCAGGATGAGAACAGAAAACATCTCCCTTTCAGGAGATGTGCTCACATTTACAAGTACGGTAACATCGGGTGTGGGGAATAGTAATAAAGACCCTTATTTGCCCATACATTATTATTCAGGCGCTATTCATGCGAAAGCTATACCTGTAGTGAACGATGCTTATCCAAAATGGAGGTTTTCGGCAGAGGTGCAAAGTCCTTCGGCAAAAGGCACCTGGCCTGCGTGGTGGATAACCGGGGCAGACTCCTGGCCGCCGGAAAGTGATATCATGGAATTTAAAGGCAGCACTACTACGTGGACAAATACTTATAAGAATCCCAGCGGAGGCTGGTCGAGCCAGGGGCATGTTATTTCGAATCCTGCCAACTGGCATACTTATACTGCGTATGTTACCAAGATAAGCGCTACGGATGTACAGATAGAATATTGGATAGATGGCACTTTAAAAGCCACCCATACCGGGGCTAACTTTGTTGGAAAACGTTTTAATATTATTCTTAACTATCAAATGGAAGGCTCTTCCGGTTCGCCTGGACCAACAGGGTCTACTGTTATGAAGGTTAGGAATGTTGTTGTTCAGAAAAGCGCTACTTTATAA